One Glycine soja cultivar W05 chromosome 2, ASM419377v2, whole genome shotgun sequence genomic region harbors:
- the LOC114399777 gene encoding U-box domain-containing protein 1-like has protein sequence MNNVLSAMMVSPGLLPSGTLLDSLIHVCNEVGSMEKFPLVHTRNVSTMIRRIKLLSSLFEEIQETDTPLPPSSILCLTELFSVIRRVKVLIQDCKDGSSLWSLIQLEFISNQFYVLVKEMGRALDILSLSLLNVTSDIKEQVELLHKQAKRAELLIDPRELHRREQLIQVMANNSLQNKKKKGLVDFGKVEEILSSIGLRTPSDYEEEISKLEAEAQNQAGTGGLIVVSNINNLISLMCYSKSMIFKEGESDTKEDCKPLSSFLYNKVYDSSSSSQSMTPNVPDEFRCPISLDLMRDPVIVSSGHSYDRISIAQWINSGHHTCPKSGQRLIHTALIPNYALKSLVQQWCHDNNVPVDEPTTEGNKNSSKKLKEDAVDHISANKAAADAVKMTAEFLVGKLATGSADIQRQAAYELRLLTKTGMVNRSVIAEVGAIPFLVTLLGSQDSRIQEHAVTALFNLSIFDNNKILIMAAGAVDSIVEVLESGKTMEARENAAASIYSLSMVDECKVQIGGRPRAIPALVELLKEGTPIGKRDAASALFNLAVYNPNKVSVVKAEAVPVLVELLMDDKAGITDDALAVLALLLGCSEGLEEIRNSRALVPLLIDLLRFGSVKGKENSITLLLGLCKQEGEVVARRLLANPRSIPSLQSLAADGSLRARRKADAVLRFLNRCCSQPHHCV, from the coding sequence ATGAATAATGTTCTATCCGCGATGATGGTCTCCCCAGGCTTGTTACCATCAGGGACTTTGCTAGATTCTCTGATTCATGTGTGCAATGAAGTTGGCTCAATGGAGAAGTTTCCCTTGGTACACACAAGAAACGTTTCAACCATGATAAGGAGGATCAAACTTCTCTCTTCTTTGTTTGAAGAGATTCAAGAAACGGATACTCCACTCCCTCCTTCCTCGATCCTGTGTCTCACAGAACTCTTCTCTGTGATAAGAAGAGTCAAAGTTTTGATCCAAGATTGCAAGGATGGAAGTTCTCTTTGGAGTCTCATACAGTTAGAGTTCATATCCAACCAATTTTATGTGCTTGTTAAGGAGATGGGAAGGGCCCTTGATATCCTTTCCTTGAGTTTGCTTAATGTAACCTCAGATATTAAGGAACAAGTGGAGCTTCTTCACAAGCAAGCAAAGAGGGCTGAGTTACTCATTGATCCTAGAGAGCTTCACCGAAGAGAACAGCTTATACAAGTAATGGCCAACAACAGTTTacaaaacaagaagaagaaggggcTCGTTGACTTTGGCAAAGTGGAAGAGATATTAAGTAGCATTGGTTTGAGAACTCCATCAGATTATGAAGAGGAAATATCCAAGTTAGAGGCTGAAGCTCAGAACCAAGCTGGCACAGGAGGATTAATTGTTGTCTCCAATATAAACAATCTCATATCTCTGATGTGCTATTCCAAATCCATGATATTCAAAGAAGGAGAGAGTGATACAAAAGAAGATTGTAAGCCACTATCTTCATTTTTGTATAACAAAGTATATGATAGTTCTTCATCCTCTCAGTCCATGACACCTAATGTTCCTGATGAATTTCGTTGTCCAATTTCACTTGACTTAATGAGGGACCCGGTGATTGTGTCATCAGGGCACTCTTATGATAGAATCTCAATTGCACAATGGATAAACTCTGGTCATCACACATGCCCCAAAAGTGGGCAAAGGCTAATTCACACGGCTCTCATACCAAACTATGCATTGAAGAGCCTTGTTCAGCAATGGTGCCATGACAACAATGTTCCAGTGGATGAGCCTACCACCGAAGGAAACAAGAACAGCAGCAAGAAGTTGAAGGAAGATGCTGTAGACCATATTTCTGCAAACAAAGCCGCTGCGGATGCTGTCAAAATGACAGCAGAATTTCTAGTTGGAAAATTGGCAACTGGTTCTGCTGACATCCAAAGGCAAGCTGCATATGAGCTTCGGTTACTCACAAAAACTGGCATGGTTAACCGAAGCGTCATAGCCGAGGTAGGGGCTATTCCCTTTCTTGTAACACTCCTAGgatctcaagattcaagaatccaAGAGCATGCAGTGACAGCCTTGTTCAACCTCTCCATATTCGACAACAACAAGATTTTGATCATGGCAGCAGGAGCAGTTGACAGCATAGTGGAAGTACTTGAATCAGGGAAGACCATGGAGGCAAGGGAGAATGCAGCAGCATCAATATATAGTTTGTCTATGGTGGATGAGTGCAAAGTGCAAATTGGAGGAAGGCCAAGGGCAATACCTGCCTTAGTCGAACTCTTGAAAGAAGGAACTCCAATAGGGAAAAGAGATGCTGCAAGTGCACTGTTCAATCTTGCAGTTTACAATCCTAACAAGGTAAGTGTTGTTAAGGCTGAGGCAGTTCCTGTGCTGGTTGAGTTGCTTATGGATGACAAGGCTGGCATAACAGATGATGCTCTTGCTGTTCTTGCTTTGCTCCTAGGTTGCTCTGAGGGGCTAGAAGAGATAAGGAACAGTAGAGCATTGGTGCCACTTCTTATTGATCTTCTGAGATTTGGATCAGTGAAAGGGAAGGAAAA